From Homo sapiens chromosome 6, GRCh38.p14 Primary Assembly, the proteins below share one genomic window:
- the TCF21 gene encoding transcription factor 21 has product MSTGSLSDVEDLQEVEMLECDGLKMDSNKEFVTSNESTEESSNCENGSPQKGRGGLGKRRKAPTKKSPLSGVSQEGKQVQRNAANARERARMRVLSKAFSRLKTTLPWVPPDTKLSKLDTLRLASSYIAHLRQILANDKYENGYIHPVNLTWPFMVAGKPESDLKEVVTASRLCGTTAS; this is encoded by the exons ATGTCCACCGGCTCCCTCAGCGATGTGGAGGACCTTCAAGAGGTGGAGATGTTGGAATGTGACGGGTTGAAAATGGATTCGAACAAGGAATTTGTGACTTCCAACGAGAGCACCGAGGAGAGCTCCAACTGCGAGAATGGGTCTCCCCAGAAGGGCCGCGGCGGCCTGGGCAAGAGGAGGAAGGCGCCCACCAAGAAGAGCCCCCTGAGCGGGGTCAGCCAGGAGGGGAAGCAGGTCCAGCGCAACGCCGCCAACGCGCGAGAGCGGGCCCGCATGCGAGTGCTGAGCAAGGCCTTCTCCAGACTCAAGACCACCCTGCCCTGGGTGCCCCCCGACACCAAGCTCTCCAAGCTGGACACGCTCAGGCTGGCGTCCAGCTACATCGCCCACTTGAGGCAGATCCTGGCTAACGACAAATACGAGAACGGGTACATTCACCCGGTCAACCTG ACGTGGCCCTTTATGGTGGCCGGGAAACCCGAGAGTGACCTGAAAGAAGTGGTGACCGCGAGCCGCTTATGTGGAACCACCGCGTCCTGA